Genomic window (Nicotiana sylvestris chromosome 7, ASM39365v2, whole genome shotgun sequence):
AAAGGAAACTATCCCTTACTAGCTACTAGTCCACCACTTGCTGATCCTGAAGATATAGATTCATATACAAAAGAGCAAATGGAAGTGGCACAAGTTAACAATAAAGCAAGAAATTTGCTCCATAATGCTATAAGTGGCGAAGAATATTAGAAAATCTCAAGCTGTGACATAGCAAAAAAATGTGGGACAAGCTTGAGGTCACATATGAAGGAACCAGAAAAGTTAAGGAAACACATATCAACATGCTGGTTCATGATTACGAACTCTTCTCAATTAAAGAAGGACGATCTATTGAAGAGATATTTGCCAGGTTTAACAAAATAATTAGCAATCTAAAGGCATTTGGCAAGCCTTACACCAGTGGTGATCAAGTTAGAAAGATTCTCAGGAGTTTGCTAACCACTTGGCAGACCAAAGTAGTAACACTGGAATCTCAAGATCTAAACAAATTATCTTATGATGAAATACGAGGAGAACTCATAGCTTTTGAAAAGACGCATCTTAAGAAGACTAgtcaagaagaaaaaaatagtCGCATTCAAAACCTCAACTGAAATAGCTGAAaacgaaattgatgatgatcctGAAGCTTTACAAGAAGAGATTGCTATGCTATCAAGAAACATGGATGGATTAATGAGAATATACATGaacataaagaaagaaagaattcCACCAAGACAATACAGGCAATACAACGAACATGACAAGAATGATGGAAAGTGCTATGAATGTGGAAGATTTGGGTATATTCAAGCTGCGTGCCTAGAACTGAAGAGGAAGATCTCTAGAGTCTTAACAAGAACAAATCCTTCGGAAGCTGGAGCGATGAGAATAATTCAGATCTCGAGGAGATATCAAATCTCTGCTTCATGGCGATTCTGGAAAATGAAATGAACAAATCCTCAGAATGTTGGACATATGAGAACATTTCAGATGAAGAAAATGAAAACTGTTTCATGGCACGAGGTGAAACTAGTGAGGTAAGATCTTATAACTGTGAAAGATGCAATGAATTGCAGGATATTCTTGATTTAACTTTGAAAGAGTctcaaaaaataatgaatgagctTAATAAACTCACTAAAGAAGTTAAAGACTGGAAACTCAAACATGATgtatgtgaaattgaaaaagaagtacttcaagaagagtttgaggaattgcAAATGCAACTCAACGACATGCGCAAGTCCACCCGTCACAGTTCTGTTAGGTCAAACCCGATGACTTACAAGTCAACTAGAAAAGGACCATCCAGAACTAAGTCGACTAGTACTAATACTAATGAAAGACATAAAAGTGGGTCAGAAGTTACATGTCATTACTGTAACAAAAATGGGCATAAATactccttttttcattttcataaaGCAAACGTTTCAGGATGGGTTTGGAAACCAAAAAATAATCCTGAATCTGGTAACACTAACCCTCTAGGACCCAGGCAAGCTTAGGTACCTAAAAGAAAGTAATCATCTTGTTTTGCAGGAACACCACAGAATAAGCCGCAAAGGAAAATGGTATCTAGACAGTGCATGTTCCAGTCATATGACAGGTGACAAAAACCTGTACAAAGAAGTTACAAAAATTGATGGAGGAAGTGTTAAGTTTGGGGATGACTCAAAAGGCAAAATAATTGGTACTAGAATAATTCCCTTCGATAACAATTGTGACATCACTGAAGTTTATCTTGTCGATGGACTCAACTACAATCTCTTGAGCATAAGTCAACTTT
Coding sequences:
- the LOC138873719 gene encoding uncharacterized protein; translation: MWDKLEVTYEGTRKVKETHINMLVHDYELFSIKEGRSIEEIFARFNKIISNLKAFGKPYTSGDQLLKRRILRRLVKKKKIVAFKTSTEIAENEIDDDPEALQEEIAMLSRNMDGLMRIYMNIKKERIPPRQYRQYNEHDKNDGKCYECGRFGYIQAACLELKRKISRDILDLTLKESQKIMNELNKLTKEVKDWKLKHDVCEIEKEVLQEEFEELQMQLNDMRKSTRHSSEHHRISRKGKWYLDSACSSHMTGDKNLYKEVTKIDGGSVKFGDDSKGKIIGTRIIPFDNNCDITEVYLVDGLNYNLLSISQLCDSGYEVNFKKTGCAIEDKSGKIVLPGKRYGNVYVLDSFEKIDGHICLTSMSDDPWLWHKKLGHASITASIGVKKYAFVIVDDYSRFTWLIFLSHKDEALRNFEVFCKKVEREKGYLISTIQSDHEGEFESRAFEDFYNDQGVDISAATESTGKIGDNEPDQPIESTTNVVRPNEWRSEPEYPQKFIIGDPNEGMKTMGALKKKANIALISQDEPKKIEEALKDSSWV